Proteins encoded together in one Shewanella oneidensis MR-1 window:
- a CDS encoding DUF4136 domain-containing protein — protein sequence MRYKYFASLFITMVFLGACSTKPKNDYDLNYDFKTLQSFSQLAPQPNDDPLSAQRIKTEISQQLRQKGFTESQSSPDFSVAYGLLTQDKPKDSGLSIGLGTGSFGRSGGIGIGTSVGVPLGSDTAKIQTIQIDIIDTKTNKLIWRGSDSFDFDAGGDKKAQDTAKAVSRILAQFPPQP from the coding sequence ATGAGATACAAATACTTCGCCAGTTTATTCATCACCATGGTCTTTTTAGGTGCGTGCAGCACTAAGCCGAAAAACGATTACGATCTCAATTACGACTTTAAGACATTGCAGAGTTTCTCGCAGCTTGCTCCACAGCCTAATGACGATCCGCTCAGTGCCCAACGCATTAAAACTGAGATCTCGCAGCAGTTACGTCAAAAAGGCTTTACCGAAAGCCAATCTTCCCCCGATTTTAGCGTTGCCTATGGGCTATTGACTCAAGATAAGCCCAAAGACTCAGGCTTATCGATAGGCTTAGGCACGGGCAGTTTTGGTCGCTCTGGCGGCATTGGCATAGGTACCAGTGTGGGTGTACCTCTTGGCAGCGATACCGCTAAAATCCAAACCATTCAAATTGATATTATCGACACCAAAACCAATAAGCTGATTTGGCGTGGCAGTGATAGTTTCGATTTCGATGCGGGTGGCGATAAAAAAGCCCAAGACACAGCTAAGGCTGTAAGCCGGATTTTGGCGCAGTTTCCACCACAGCCATAA
- the cysM gene encoding cysteine synthase CysM has protein sequence MSDFMTIEACIGQTPLVRLQRLDCGSSTVLLKLEGNNPAGSVKDRAALNMINQAELRQEIAPGDTLIEATSGNTGIALAMAAAIKGYKMILIMPSNSTQERKDAMQAYGAELLLVDNMEAARDLALALQAEGKGKVLDQFNNQDNANAHFLTTGPEIWQQSQGKITHFVSSMGTTGTIMGVSKYLKSRNPDITIVGLQPADGSSIPGIRRWPQEYLPGIFDAARVDLMMDIEEQDAKAMARALAREEGICAGVSSGGAVYAALELARQYPGSVVVAIVCDRGDRYLSSGLFS, from the coding sequence GTGTCTGACTTTATGACTATTGAAGCCTGTATCGGGCAAACGCCGCTAGTTCGCCTGCAGCGGCTTGATTGCGGTAGCTCAACCGTGTTGTTAAAGCTGGAGGGGAATAATCCTGCTGGCTCGGTAAAGGATCGCGCCGCACTGAATATGATTAATCAGGCGGAGCTTCGCCAAGAAATCGCCCCAGGTGATACCTTGATTGAAGCCACAAGTGGTAATACAGGAATTGCCTTAGCGATGGCTGCGGCCATTAAAGGTTACAAGATGATCCTGATTATGCCGTCCAATTCGACCCAAGAGCGTAAAGATGCCATGCAGGCTTATGGTGCCGAGCTGCTGCTGGTGGACAACATGGAAGCCGCGCGGGATTTGGCCTTAGCGCTTCAGGCTGAAGGGAAGGGCAAGGTACTGGATCAGTTTAATAATCAAGATAATGCTAACGCGCATTTTCTCACTACTGGCCCCGAAATTTGGCAGCAGAGCCAAGGTAAGATCACCCATTTTGTTTCTAGCATGGGGACCACTGGTACTATTATGGGCGTGTCGAAATACCTAAAGAGTCGCAATCCCGATATTACCATTGTCGGTCTTCAACCCGCCGATGGCAGTTCGATTCCGGGCATTCGCCGTTGGCCGCAGGAATATTTACCAGGCATCTTTGATGCCGCCCGTGTCGATTTAATGATGGATATCGAAGAGCAAGACGCCAAAGCCATGGCTCGAGCCTTAGCGCGAGAAGAGGGCATTTGTGCTGGTGTGAGTTCTGGCGGCGCGGTATATGCAGCACTTGAGTTAGCAAGGCAGTATCCAGGCTCTGTAGTGGTCGCGATTGTGTGTGATAGGGGCGATCGTTATCTGTCATCTGGGTTATTTTCTTAA
- a CDS encoding sulfate/molybdate ABC transporter ATP-binding protein, translating into MSIRLTNISKKFGQFQALSPLNLDIQEGEMIGLLGPSGSGKTTLLRIIAGLEGADSGHIHFGNRDVTQVHVRDRRVGFVFQNYALFRHMTVADNVAFGLEVIPKKQRPSAAEIQKRVSHLLEMVQLGHLAQRYPEQLSGGQKQRIALARALATQPEVLLLDEPFGALDAKVRKELRRWLRSLHDELKFTSVFVTHDQDEALELSDRVVVMSNGNIEQVNTPIELYAQPNSRFVFDFLGNVNRFEANWQQNRWTNGDAFIVPPEQTPLQQNGALYVRSHELALADKPNSQAHIPFTIVAITPIGAEVRVELAPIGWQSEELWEAKFTHHHLQELGLQKGSVVYATPRTGYFFGKQGDGSPIRQSWPFLPPGSLAFDI; encoded by the coding sequence ATGAGTATTCGTCTAACTAATATTTCCAAAAAATTTGGCCAATTTCAGGCGCTATCGCCGCTCAATCTGGATATTCAAGAAGGCGAAATGATTGGCCTTCTCGGACCATCGGGTTCGGGTAAAACCACGCTGCTACGCATTATTGCCGGCCTTGAGGGCGCAGATAGCGGCCACATCCATTTTGGCAATCGCGATGTGACCCAAGTTCATGTGCGCGACCGCAGAGTGGGATTTGTATTCCAAAACTACGCGCTATTCCGCCATATGACGGTAGCCGATAACGTCGCTTTTGGGCTCGAAGTGATTCCCAAAAAACAGCGGCCTTCGGCTGCAGAAATCCAAAAGCGCGTCAGCCATTTACTCGAAATGGTGCAACTTGGCCACTTAGCTCAACGTTATCCAGAGCAGCTCTCGGGCGGACAAAAACAGCGTATCGCCTTGGCTCGTGCCTTAGCAACTCAGCCAGAAGTATTGCTGCTCGATGAACCCTTTGGCGCCCTCGATGCCAAGGTGCGTAAAGAACTCCGCCGTTGGTTACGCAGCCTACATGACGAACTCAAATTTACCAGTGTGTTTGTCACCCACGATCAGGACGAGGCCTTAGAGCTTTCCGATAGAGTGGTGGTGATGAGCAACGGCAATATTGAACAGGTGAATACCCCCATTGAGTTGTATGCCCAACCCAACAGCCGTTTTGTGTTTGATTTTTTAGGTAACGTCAATCGATTTGAGGCTAACTGGCAACAGAACCGCTGGACCAATGGAGATGCCTTTATCGTGCCGCCAGAGCAAACGCCACTGCAACAAAATGGCGCACTCTATGTACGCAGCCATGAATTGGCACTGGCGGATAAGCCCAACAGCCAAGCACATATTCCGTTTACCATTGTGGCAATTACGCCGATTGGCGCTGAAGTACGCGTCGAACTCGCTCCTATCGGCTGGCAAAGTGAAGAATTATGGGAAGCCAAATTTACTCACCATCATCTGCAAGAGTTAGGCTTACAAAAAGGCAGTGTGGTCTACGCGACCCCAAGAACGGGTTATTTCTTTGGTAAACAAGGAGATGGTTCCCCCATTCGCCAAAGCTGGCCATTCCTACCACCGGGCAGCTTGGCCTTTGATATTTAA
- the cysW gene encoding sulfate ABC transporter permease subunit CysW: protein MNSFKPLKVGEAPLIKWSLITLAVLLAMLLLLLPLVSIFQQAFVGGWERYIEHLSQPDSLHAIGLTLMVAALTVPINLVFGVMLAWSVTRFEFPGRKLLITLIDIPFAVSPVVAGLLYLLLYGNSGWLGAWLFEHDLQVMFAWPGILLVTIFVTCPFVARELIPLMQQQGASEEEAAVILGASWWQLFRRVTLPNIKWALIYGVILTNARAVGEFGAVAVVSGNIRGETNTLPLHVQLLYEDYQAEAAFASASLLALIALFTLMLKALVEWRQQRSLSANNNQQQSQSL, encoded by the coding sequence ATGAATTCATTTAAACCTTTAAAAGTCGGTGAAGCGCCCCTGATAAAATGGAGCCTGATCACCCTTGCCGTGCTACTAGCCATGTTGTTATTGCTGCTGCCATTAGTCAGTATTTTCCAGCAAGCCTTCGTCGGTGGCTGGGAGCGTTATATCGAGCATCTGAGCCAACCCGACTCGCTCCATGCCATTGGGCTAACGTTGATGGTGGCGGCGCTCACTGTGCCGATAAACTTAGTGTTTGGGGTCATGCTCGCTTGGAGCGTGACACGCTTTGAGTTTCCGGGTCGTAAGTTACTGATCACCTTAATTGATATCCCGTTTGCGGTATCCCCCGTGGTCGCGGGTTTACTCTACTTATTGCTTTACGGTAACAGCGGCTGGCTCGGTGCGTGGCTGTTCGAACACGATTTACAAGTTATGTTTGCTTGGCCAGGGATTTTACTGGTAACGATATTTGTCACTTGCCCCTTTGTCGCTCGCGAACTCATCCCCTTGATGCAGCAACAGGGCGCATCGGAGGAAGAGGCCGCGGTGATCCTTGGCGCCTCATGGTGGCAACTGTTTCGCCGCGTAACACTCCCCAATATCAAGTGGGCGCTGATTTATGGGGTGATCCTCACCAATGCCAGAGCCGTAGGGGAATTTGGTGCAGTTGCCGTGGTATCAGGTAATATTCGCGGTGAAACCAACACCTTACCTTTGCATGTGCAATTACTTTATGAAGATTATCAGGCCGAAGCCGCCTTCGCGAGCGCTTCACTGCTCGCCTTAATCGCCCTATTTACCCTAATGCTAAAAGCCTTAGTGGAATGGCGCCAACAACGCAGCTTATCCGCCAATAACAATCAACAGCAGAGCCAATCATTATGA
- a CDS encoding protein kinase domain-containing protein, with protein sequence MENSSTVSKRLGMKMFRINDCIKFEDKEYVISRFIGQGGMGHVFLIEERAGDSKFALKSLQHYLPDDNNHRSLINEWEKAKKISHKNTIRYHGFHDGLSDPKTPYICTGQPKLDTFT encoded by the coding sequence ATGGAAAACTCAAGCACAGTCAGCAAACGACTAGGAATGAAAATGTTTAGAATTAATGATTGTATAAAATTTGAAGATAAAGAATACGTTATCTCAAGATTTATAGGCCAAGGTGGAATGGGGCATGTTTTCTTAATTGAAGAAAGGGCCGGTGACTCTAAATTTGCACTGAAGTCTTTGCAGCATTATCTTCCAGATGACAACAATCACCGCTCTCTAATTAATGAGTGGGAAAAAGCGAAAAAAATATCTCACAAAAATACGATTCGTTATCACGGTTTTCACGACGGTTTATCAGATCCTAAAACACCATACATTTGTACTGGTCAACCCAAACTGGACACTTTTACTTGA
- the cysP gene encoding thiosulfate ABC transporter substrate-binding protein CysP, protein MPVKLTKALLGTLLLGASLNVAAADQTLLNSSYDISRELFNAYNPVFAKHWQEKTGKTVEIKQSHAGSSAQARSILQGLPADVVTFNQVTDVQILHDRGKLIPENWQQLLPNASSPYYSTIAFLVRKGNPKQISDWGDLAKDDVKLVFPNPKTSGNARYTYLAALGFAQKNYGKDNEASLDAFLKKFLGNVAVFDTGGRGATTSFVERGIGDVLITFESEVNNIRQQYGADGYQVVVPKTSILAEFPVAVVEKNAKRNGTQELATEYLSYLYSEESQRLLAGFNYRVHNEKVIAEFTKQFPTVELMTVEQIIGNWDNAMKTQFANGAKLDQLLKR, encoded by the coding sequence ATGCCAGTAAAACTCACTAAGGCCCTGCTGGGAACCCTATTACTGGGAGCCTCCCTCAATGTCGCAGCCGCCGATCAGACCTTACTTAATTCCTCTTACGATATATCACGGGAATTATTTAACGCCTATAACCCCGTATTTGCTAAACATTGGCAAGAAAAAACCGGTAAAACGGTTGAAATCAAACAATCCCACGCGGGTTCTTCAGCTCAGGCTCGCTCGATTCTGCAGGGCTTACCAGCGGATGTGGTGACCTTTAACCAAGTCACAGATGTGCAAATTCTGCATGATCGCGGCAAGTTGATCCCAGAAAACTGGCAACAATTACTGCCTAATGCGAGCTCACCTTACTATTCAACCATTGCGTTTTTAGTCCGCAAAGGTAACCCAAAGCAAATTAGCGACTGGGGTGATTTAGCCAAAGATGACGTCAAGCTAGTATTCCCTAACCCAAAAACCTCAGGTAATGCTCGCTACACTTATTTAGCCGCCTTAGGTTTTGCCCAAAAAAACTATGGTAAAGATAATGAGGCTTCTTTAGATGCATTTTTGAAAAAGTTCCTTGGCAACGTCGCCGTGTTTGACACAGGTGGCCGCGGTGCAACCACCTCGTTTGTTGAGCGTGGCATCGGTGATGTGCTAATTACCTTCGAATCTGAAGTAAACAATATTCGCCAGCAATATGGTGCTGATGGTTATCAAGTTGTAGTGCCAAAGACTTCGATTCTAGCGGAATTCCCTGTTGCGGTTGTGGAGAAAAATGCCAAGCGCAATGGCACACAGGAGTTAGCGACTGAGTATCTAAGCTATCTCTACAGCGAAGAGTCACAACGTTTGTTGGCTGGGTTTAACTACCGCGTTCACAACGAAAAGGTGATTGCCGAATTTACCAAGCAATTCCCGACGGTAGAGTTGATGACGGTCGAGCAAATCATCGGTAACTGGGACAACGCCATGAAGACGCAATTTGCCAATGGTGCCAAACTGGATCAGTTATTAAAACGCTGA
- a CDS encoding IS256-like element ISSod4 family transposase: protein MTQPFNFEQALKDLQSGKSLTGKDSILGPLIKQLTEAALQAELEQHLAHDPQPNRKNGKTPKTIKHPSGNFELDAPRDRNGTFEPQLIKKNQTTLTDEIERKVLSMFSIGMSYRDINQHVEDMYGLNVSNATVSAITDKLIPELKAWQQRPLDSHYPIVWLDAIHYKVKEDGRYVSKAVYTLLALNMKGKKEILGLHLSENEGANYWLSVLXDLNNRGVKDILIACVDGLTGFPEAIASIFPHTETQLCVIHQIRNSMKYVASKNQKAFMADLKPVYRAVSKEAAEMALDELEAKWGDAYPLVINSWRRKWHNLSHYFKYPEHIRKVIYTTNAVEAVHRQFRKLTKTKGAFPNENSLLKLLYAGILNASDKWTMPIHNWSLCLSQLAIYFEGRLDSVLEI, encoded by the coding sequence ATGACCCAACCTTTTAACTTCGAACAAGCCCTTAAAGATCTGCAATCAGGTAAAAGCCTCACAGGTAAAGACAGCATTCTTGGCCCACTGATCAAGCAACTCACTGAAGCGGCTCTCCAGGCTGAGCTTGAGCAGCATTTAGCGCATGATCCTCAGCCTAATCGTAAAAATGGCAAAACCCCTAAGACCATTAAGCATCCGTCCGGTAACTTTGAGTTAGACGCGCCTAGAGACCGCAATGGCACCTTTGAGCCTCAGTTGATTAAGAAAAATCAAACTACACTAACCGATGAAATCGAACGTAAAGTGTTATCGATGTTCAGTATAGGTATGAGCTATCGCGATATTAATCAACATGTTGAAGATATGTATGGGCTCAATGTGTCTAACGCAACAGTAAGCGCCATCACCGACAAACTCATCCCCGAACTTAAAGCGTGGCAACAGCGCCCATTAGATAGCCATTATCCTATCGTTTGGCTTGATGCGATACATTATAAAGTCAAAGAGGATGGGCGTTACGTCAGTAAAGCCGTTTACACATTGTTAGCGCTTAATATGAAAGGAAAAAAGGAAATTTTAGGGCTTCACTTATCCGAAAATGAAGGCGCTAATTACTGGCTATCCGTACTGRCCGATCTTAATAATCGTGGTGTAAAAGATATTCTTATCGCCTGTGTTGACGGCTTGACCGGTTTCCCTGAGGCCATAGCCAGTATCTTCCCTCATACGGAAACACAGCTATGCGTTATCCACCAGATCCGCAACTCAATGAAGTATGTCGCCTCAAAAAATCAGAAAGCGTTTATGGCTGATTTAAAGCCTGTGTATCGAGCCGTGAGTAAAGAAGCCGCAGAGATGGCCTTGGACGAACTGGAGGCCAAATGGGGTGATGCTTATCCGTTGGTAATCAACTCTTGGCGTCGCAAATGGCATAATTTGTCCCATTATTTTAAGTACCCAGAACATATCAGGAAAGTGATTTACACGACCAATGCGGTTGAGGCTGTGCATCGCCAATTTAGAAAGCTCACCAAAACCAAAGGTGCATTTCCTAATGAAAATAGCTTGTTGAAGCTACTTTACGCAGGCATATTAAACGCCTCAGATAAATGGACTATGCCAATCCACAATTGGAGCCTTTGTTTATCTCAGTTAGCGATTTATTTTGAAGGACGTTTAGATAGCGTGCTAGAAATTTAA
- a CDS encoding IS3-like element ISSod1 family transposase (programmed frameshift): MSLKKSHKSYPQAFKDEAVLMVLEQGYSVADAAKSLGVSTSLLYNWKEKHEALQQGITLEESERDELKRLRRENKELRMEKEIPKKGKRLLCERNEVRFRFIKLQSHLFPITLLCRVMSVSKSGYYDWHKRPANVISVETLKLYRLVRQLFKQSRGSLGNREMVKKLRKEGYQVGRYLVRKIMHRLRLKATQRCAYKVTTQRKHSDAVADNLLNMNFNPVSANQVWAGDVTYLKTGEGWMYLAVVMDLYSRRIVGWRIDKRMTTDLISKALIKAYNLRQPARGLVFHSDRGSQYTSKQFGRLLSSYGIRASMGDVGACWDNAVVERFFGSLKHDWIFKVAQPTREFMKQDVTAYIKYYNLERLHSANNDLSPVEFENSQVKVSSLG; encoded by the exons ATGAGTCTGAAAAAATCACATAAGAGTTATCCGCAGGCATTTAAAGATGAAGCCGTCTTGATGGTGCTGGAGCAAGGTTATAGCGTTGCCGATGCGGCAAAGTCTCTTGGAGTTAGCACGAGCCTGCTTTACAACTGGAAGGAAAAACACGAAGCCCTGCAACAAGGCATCACCTTAGAAGAGTCTGAGCGTGATGAGTTGAAGCGATTGCGTAGAGAAAACAAAGAATTACGCATGGAGAAAGAAATTC CTAAAAAAGGCAAGCGCCTTCTTTGCGAGAGAAATGAAGTAAGATTTCGTTTCATCAAACTGCAATCTCACCTGTTTCCCATAACACTGTTATGTCGAGTAATGAGTGTCAGTAAGTCAGGCTATTACGATTGGCATAAACGCCCTGCAAACGTGATAAGCGTTGAAACACTGAAGCTTTATCGCCTTGTTCGACAGCTATTTAAGCAAAGTCGAGGCAGCTTAGGGAATCGTGAAATGGTGAAGAAATTGCGCAAGGAAGGCTACCAGGTTGGTCGCTATCTCGTTCGTAAAATTATGCACCGCCTTCGACTCAAAGCAACCCAGCGATGTGCTTACAAGGTGACGACACAGCGAAAACACTCAGATGCAGTGGCTGATAACCTGTTAAACATGAACTTTAATCCAGTATCGGCTAATCAGGTCTGGGCGGGTGACGTGACCTATTTAAAGACGGGTGAAGGCTGGATGTACTTAGCTGTGGTGATGGATTTATATTCACGCCGGATTGTGGGATGGCGCATAGACAAACGCATGACCACAGATTTGATATCCAAGGCATTAATAAAAGCCTACAACCTGCGACAACCAGCGCGAGGGCTGGTATTTCACAGTGACCGAGGCTCGCAATATACCAGTAAACAATTCGGTAGGCTGCTATCGAGCTATGGTATCCGAGCCAGCATGGGTGATGTGGGTGCGTGTTGGGATAATGCCGTTGTTGAGCGATTCTTTGGTAGCTTGAAACACGATTGGATTTTTAAAGTTGCTCAACCAACAAGGGAGTTTATGAAGCAAGATGTGACGGCTTACATCAAATATTACAACTTGGAGCGACTTCATTCTGCTAATAACGATCTGTCACCTGTAGAGTTTGAGAATTCTCAAGTAAAAGTGTCCAGTTTGGGTTGA
- the cysT gene encoding sulfate/thiosulfate ABC transporter permease CysT, with protein MIFTNGRLRHKRVLPGFSISLGVSLLFVSLILLLPTTGLIMQTSQMSWSEYWGVIADPRVLASYKVTILSALAASIFNCLFGLLLAWVLVRYEFPGKRILDALVDLPFALPTAVAGITLATLYAENGQIGSLLAELGIKVAYTPLGIVVAMIFTSIPFVVRTVQPVLEELSHEEEEAGMTLGATDAAVFWRVILPSLWPALMVGTALSFTRSLGEFGAVIFIAGNMPYISEITSLMIFVRLQEFDFAGASAIASIVLMTSLLLLLLINLWQARYLRRIHGR; from the coding sequence GTGATTTTTACTAATGGGCGTTTACGCCATAAGCGAGTTCTGCCAGGGTTTAGTATTAGCCTTGGTGTGTCCTTGCTATTTGTCAGCTTAATCCTCTTATTGCCCACCACGGGCCTGATTATGCAAACCAGCCAGATGAGCTGGTCTGAATACTGGGGTGTGATTGCCGATCCTCGTGTGCTGGCGAGTTATAAAGTCACCATTTTGTCGGCGCTCGCGGCATCGATATTTAATTGTCTTTTCGGACTTTTGCTCGCCTGGGTACTGGTTCGATATGAGTTTCCTGGCAAACGCATCCTCGATGCCTTGGTCGATTTACCCTTTGCCTTACCGACAGCGGTTGCAGGTATCACCTTAGCCACTCTCTATGCTGAAAATGGTCAGATTGGCAGCCTATTAGCGGAACTTGGCATCAAAGTGGCTTATACGCCACTGGGCATCGTGGTTGCGATGATCTTCACCAGCATTCCCTTTGTGGTGCGGACCGTCCAGCCAGTATTGGAAGAATTATCCCATGAGGAAGAAGAAGCGGGCATGACCTTAGGCGCAACAGATGCTGCGGTTTTTTGGCGGGTGATTTTACCCTCACTGTGGCCAGCCTTAATGGTTGGCACGGCATTGTCTTTTACCCGAAGCCTAGGTGAGTTTGGCGCAGTGATTTTTATCGCCGGTAATATGCCATACATCAGTGAAATTACGTCATTGATGATCTTTGTTCGCCTACAGGAGTTTGATTTTGCAGGCGCAAGTGCAATTGCATCTATCGTGTTGATGACATCGCTACTGTTGTTACTGCTCATTAACCTGTGGCAAGCGCGTTATTTACGCCGTATTCACGGACGATAA
- a CDS encoding HlyD family secretion protein — protein MTQNYEHYLCIVIFKVFKIPMNKWTVPTAVLGGVFLIGALLLIMNYNHPYSRFAREYYVTIPITPAVKGLVISVDVKPNTFIKQGDVLFRIDPTPYQAVVKTKKAALLAAEQEVPQLKAAWESAKANVARVAADRERNKSAYDRYEQGHRKGGANSPFTALELDNKRQLYLASDAQLTAVQAEELRARLAYESNVDGVNSKVAGLQGDLENALYNLEQTVVRAPADGIVTQMALRPGAMAVPLPLRPVMNFIPDEQRYFAGAFWQNSLLRLQEGDEAEVVLDAVPGKVFKGKVAKVLPAMAEGEIQMNGTLQSSNQLFQTGRVIVLIDIEDDAIRREFPAGVAGQVAVYTEHFHHVAVMRKVLLRMQGWLNYLFFDGH, from the coding sequence ATGACACAGAATTATGAACACTACCTTTGCATTGTGATTTTTAAAGTCTTTAAGATCCCGATGAACAAATGGACTGTGCCAACCGCGGTATTAGGCGGTGTGTTCCTGATCGGGGCGTTATTACTGATCATGAACTACAACCACCCTTATTCGCGTTTTGCGCGGGAATACTATGTCACTATCCCTATCACGCCAGCCGTTAAAGGATTAGTGATTTCGGTTGATGTCAAACCTAATACGTTTATCAAACAAGGTGATGTGTTATTCCGTATCGACCCAACACCCTATCAAGCGGTTGTTAAAACCAAAAAAGCTGCGTTGTTGGCGGCAGAGCAAGAGGTTCCTCAACTCAAGGCGGCTTGGGAATCTGCCAAGGCAAACGTGGCAAGAGTGGCAGCAGATAGAGAGCGCAATAAGTCGGCCTATGATCGTTATGAGCAAGGTCATCGTAAAGGGGGCGCTAATTCTCCTTTCACCGCGCTTGAATTAGACAATAAACGGCAACTGTATCTAGCTTCTGATGCACAATTGACCGCGGTGCAAGCGGAAGAGTTACGTGCGCGTCTTGCCTATGAGTCAAATGTGGATGGTGTGAACTCAAAGGTTGCCGGACTGCAGGGTGATCTTGAGAATGCCCTATATAATTTGGAACAAACCGTGGTGCGCGCTCCAGCCGACGGCATAGTAACCCAAATGGCGCTTCGCCCAGGGGCGATGGCGGTTCCTTTACCTTTACGCCCAGTGATGAATTTTATCCCCGATGAACAACGGTATTTTGCCGGTGCGTTTTGGCAAAATTCACTGCTGCGTTTACAGGAAGGCGATGAAGCAGAAGTGGTGCTAGATGCCGTACCTGGTAAGGTATTTAAGGGTAAAGTCGCTAAGGTTTTACCTGCGATGGCCGAAGGGGAAATTCAGATGAATGGCACGCTACAGTCTTCGAATCAGCTGTTTCAAACTGGACGAGTCATTGTCTTGATTGATATTGAGGACGATGCGATACGCCGTGAGTTCCCAGCGGGGGTTGCTGGACAAGTGGCTGTGTATACAGAGCATTTTCATCATGTGGCTGTGATGCGTAAAGTGCTGCTGCGGATGCAGGGTTGGTTAAATTACCTGTTCTTCGATGGTCACTAG
- a CDS encoding serine/threonine-protein kinase — protein MILELANDGSLDYFLKNQTCLLDEDTCLGIFHQIIDGMEAVNEVLVHRDIKPDNIFIDNGVFKIADFGLAKIAEEKTRSRTFKGWGTEPYIAPEAYRAETNTIQMDMYSIGHVFYQIAALNHAFGHQSDWEQAHLTFVPRPLNDANPNISPKVASVVNKLMAKRPSSRYNTWDCVRKDLIGSVQNVGDHKSAIDKILKNKISKDLYAEKLLSEQQLKDKELQRKNDILSFQFKNEVVQPIADFVDNFNKVSGSSAGKMTFSKVSGKSDLGCKIIFESKTVSIWFHPLTESDVLSHYANDIWGEQRHRTTKPTMKGKPVMAWGGVVCSDGTGLNIVLVSSESDEYGDWYLLKNTHSVFARHGDSRPDPFAFSSDELLKEIHNIGVMHIYNLSEKQLDISELIDFISNAL, from the coding sequence ATTATCCTCGAATTAGCTAATGATGGTTCTTTAGATTATTTTTTAAAAAATCAGACTTGCTTATTGGATGAAGATACCTGCTTGGGAATTTTCCATCAAATTATCGATGGAATGGAAGCTGTAAATGAAGTACTCGTTCATCGAGATATAAAACCAGACAACATATTTATTGATAACGGAGTTTTTAAAATAGCGGATTTTGGCTTAGCAAAAATAGCTGAAGAAAAAACACGCTCAAGAACCTTCAAGGGGTGGGGTACTGAGCCGTACATTGCACCAGAAGCTTATCGTGCTGAAACCAATACAATTCAAATGGATATGTACTCGATAGGCCACGTTTTTTATCAAATAGCAGCTTTAAATCATGCTTTTGGTCACCAGAGCGATTGGGAGCAGGCACACCTCACCTTTGTACCTCGCCCCCTGAATGATGCAAATCCAAATATTTCACCCAAAGTTGCGTCTGTTGTTAACAAATTAATGGCAAAAAGACCCAGCAGTCGCTACAACACTTGGGATTGCGTAAGGAAAGATCTTATAGGCTCTGTTCAAAATGTTGGTGATCATAAATCGGCAATTGACAAAATACTGAAAAATAAAATATCAAAAGATCTGTACGCTGAAAAATTATTGTCTGAACAACAGTTAAAGGATAAAGAGTTACAGCGAAAAAATGATATTTTAAGTTTTCAGTTTAAAAATGAAGTGGTTCAGCCTATTGCCGATTTTGTAGATAATTTCAACAAGGTTTCAGGCTCAAGCGCAGGAAAAATGACTTTTTCTAAAGTTTCAGGAAAAAGCGATTTGGGATGTAAAATTATTTTTGAGAGTAAAACTGTTAGCATATGGTTTCATCCTCTAACTGAGTCGGACGTACTTAGTCACTATGCAAATGATATTTGGGGGGAGCAAAGACATCGCACCACTAAGCCTACCATGAAGGGTAAGCCTGTTATGGCTTGGGGAGGAGTAGTATGTTCAGATGGGACGGGGTTAAATATTGTTTTGGTTTCCTCAGAATCAGATGAATATGGTGACTGGTATTTATTGAAAAATACACATTCAGTTTTTGCTCGCCATGGAGACAGTAGGCCTGATCCTTTTGCTTTTTCTAGCGATGAACTATTAAAGGAAATACATAATATTGGTGTCATGCATATTTATAATTTAAGCGAAAAACAACTAGATATTAGTGAGTTAATAGATTTCATATCTAACGCTTTATGA